The Rhodothermales bacterium genome has a window encoding:
- a CDS encoding molybdenum cofactor biosynthesis protein MoaE, producing MMERLEQKNDAVWLCIQEHPLDVAAIAAYLPTPLVGGIDLFIGTTRQWTGSRETVTLSYECYPGMALKEMARIARAAQDRWKLERVALHHRLGPVPAGEASVILAAGSAHRADAFEACRFLIDTLKKDVPIWKKEHFADGTEEWVQGGG from the coding sequence ATGATGGAACGGCTCGAGCAGAAAAATGACGCTGTCTGGCTCTGCATCCAGGAGCATCCCCTCGATGTAGCCGCGATTGCCGCCTACCTGCCGACGCCGCTGGTAGGCGGAATCGACCTGTTTATCGGTACCACCCGGCAGTGGACGGGGTCGCGCGAGACGGTGACCCTCTCCTATGAGTGTTACCCGGGGATGGCGCTAAAAGAAATGGCGCGTATTGCCCGGGCGGCGCAAGACCGCTGGAAGTTGGAACGGGTGGCCCTTCATCACCGACTGGGGCCGGTGCCAGCCGGCGAAGCCAGCGTCATCCTCGCCGCGGGGTCTGCGCATCGCGCTGACGCCTTCGAGGCCTGCCGGTTCTTGATAGACACCCTGAAAAAAGACGTCCCCATCTGGAAAAAGGAGCACTTCGCCGACGGGACGGAGGAGTGGGTGCAGGGGGGAGGGTGA
- a CDS encoding MoaD/ThiS family protein translates to MPPLRLRLQLFSVLRERLGREVLDVEVPAGSAGGDLLDILARTYPDIAAYRSTIRLAINEAYERETYRLSPGDDVALITPVSGG, encoded by the coding sequence ATGCCTCCCCTACGTCTGCGCCTTCAGCTGTTTAGCGTGTTGCGGGAACGGTTGGGTCGCGAAGTCCTGGACGTGGAAGTGCCGGCCGGTTCCGCCGGCGGCGACCTCCTCGATATACTGGCGCGGACGTATCCCGATATTGCCGCCTATCGGTCGACAATTCGCCTTGCCATCAACGAGGCGTACGAGCGGGAGACGTATCGCCTCTCCCCCGGCGACGACGTGGCCCTGATCACCCCGGTAAGTGGAGGATGA
- a CDS encoding redoxin domain-containing protein, whose protein sequence is MAIAVGQNAPEIALYDDKKELFTLSSLLGKKNVVLLFYPGAFTSVCTTELNTVNNDLAAYGSETQMVGISTDSPFVQAEFKKVNGFTFPLLSDHNAEAADAYHAKYKGDFTPMKLDRIARRAAFVIGKDGKVQYAEVLESAGDMPNLDALKAVASR, encoded by the coding sequence ATGGCCATTGCAGTTGGGCAAAATGCCCCCGAAATCGCGCTGTATGACGATAAAAAAGAACTTTTTACGTTGTCTTCGCTGCTCGGCAAGAAAAACGTGGTGCTCCTGTTTTACCCGGGCGCTTTCACCAGTGTCTGCACGACAGAACTTAATACGGTGAATAACGACCTCGCGGCGTATGGGAGCGAAACCCAGATGGTCGGCATCTCGACCGACTCGCCGTTTGTACAGGCGGAGTTCAAAAAGGTGAACGGATTCACATTTCCATTGCTCAGTGATCACAATGCCGAGGCGGCCGACGCGTACCATGCGAAATACAAGGGAGACTTCACGCCGATGAAGCTGGACCGGATCGCGCGTCGTGCGGCGTTTGTGATCGGCAAGGATGGGAAGGTGCAGTACGCGGAGGTGCTGGAGAGCGCCGGCGACATGCCGAATCTTGACGCCCTAAAGGCTGTCGCCAGCCGCTAA
- a CDS encoding ABC transporter permease yields the protein MLPPRFERYIATRYLLQSQGRPEGRRFVRFITYMAIGGVAIGVCALLLALAIVRGFSEEITSKIIGFGAHVQAVSFLEEPFVDTLGMTEQIAALPEVVDVQAVVEEFALLRRSEREIDGVLIRGVEHMPAYFADHLTAGEATLTPAAGEAPGMVIGSQLARLLGLRVGDRVVAYSMRSSQAGAASPGPLRPRARQFRVAGIYETSFAHFDELYVFAGIDTARDLFSYGPTESTRIDVMLTDPQEADSAAARIDAALGYPVHARTVFESFRQYFAWVRLQESIIPLVIGVIVLVGAFNIVGTLLTIMLEKTPEIGVLGSMGASRATLRRLFLYLGVLMGGVGVAIGEVLALVLALLQERYHLIPLPEEAYYMQAAPIALNGLDFLLVGVLALCLCAVAAYIPASVSARIEPIRAIRFR from the coding sequence ATGCTTCCACCTCGCTTCGAGCGTTATATCGCCACGCGTTATCTGCTCCAATCGCAGGGCCGGCCGGAGGGCCGGCGTTTCGTGCGTTTTATCACCTACATGGCGATCGGGGGCGTAGCGATCGGGGTCTGTGCCTTGCTGCTGGCGCTGGCCATCGTGCGAGGGTTCAGCGAGGAAATCACCTCCAAGATCATCGGCTTTGGCGCCCACGTACAGGCCGTTAGCTTCCTGGAAGAGCCCTTCGTGGACACGCTTGGCATGACGGAGCAGATCGCGGCCTTGCCGGAAGTCGTGGACGTTCAGGCCGTGGTCGAGGAATTTGCTCTGTTACGGCGATCAGAGCGAGAAATCGATGGGGTGCTGATCCGAGGGGTCGAACACATGCCGGCGTATTTCGCCGACCATCTCACGGCGGGTGAGGCCACGCTTACGCCCGCGGCCGGCGAGGCGCCGGGCATGGTGATCGGATCCCAGCTGGCGCGCCTGCTCGGGCTGCGTGTCGGCGACCGTGTGGTGGCTTACTCGATGCGGTCCTCTCAGGCCGGCGCCGCGTCGCCGGGGCCGCTGCGCCCCAGAGCCCGACAATTCAGGGTCGCCGGCATCTATGAAACATCTTTCGCCCATTTCGATGAGCTGTACGTGTTCGCCGGGATCGACACGGCGCGCGATCTCTTCAGCTACGGCCCCACCGAATCTACTCGCATCGACGTCATGTTGACCGATCCGCAGGAGGCGGATTCCGCCGCGGCGCGGATCGATGCGGCGCTGGGGTATCCGGTACACGCGCGCACAGTCTTTGAATCCTTCCGCCAGTATTTTGCCTGGGTGCGCCTGCAGGAGAGTATCATCCCCCTGGTTATTGGCGTCATCGTGCTCGTGGGTGCGTTCAACATCGTTGGAACGCTGCTCACGATCATGCTCGAAAAAACCCCCGAGATCGGGGTATTGGGTAGCATGGGGGCCTCGCGAGCGACGCTGCGCCGGCTATTTTTGTACCTGGGCGTGCTGATGGGGGGCGTCGGTGTGGCGATAGGCGAAGTTCTGGCGCTCGTACTGGCGCTCCTCCAGGAACGCTACCATCTCATTCCATTGCCTGAAGAGGCCTATTACATGCAGGCCGCGCCGATTGCCCTGAATGGGTTGGATTTTCTACTCGTCGGTGTGCTGGCGCTCTGCCTGTGTGCCGTTGCCGCCTACATACCCGCGAGTGTTTCCGCCCGCATCGAACCCATTCGCGCCATCCGTTTTCGCTGA